In Oscillatoria acuminata PCC 6304, a single window of DNA contains:
- a CDS encoding iron uptake porin, which yields MAQTTSVSQLSDVQPTDWAFQALQSLVERYGCIQGYPDGTFRGNRALTRYEFAAGLNACMERVTDLTTGSFERFSREDLTVLEQLQREFAAELATLQGRVDNLELRTAELESQQFSPTAVLGGEAIFALTGGTGGEPPGEGENNLVFSYLARVGVVASFTGRDRLRLELSSGNFGDRGFANPESFNTDMALLSYQGGFGDRVVLDKLEYRFAVTDRAVVTLRPVGFSLSSVLTANSGYFDAGRGALSRFAEASPIFKIGSLDAGAGVDWLLSDRVRLQAAYGTRNSSSLTEGGGITGADHSATGIQLLLKPTNTAIAGLTYVNAYAKDGRLDTFTGSFLADTAGIMDEPAQINAIGGSLQWRFHPNLTFGTWGAWMFTNSTVSDASATTTTYLFSLGYSDPFGRPGDLLALLVGQPPKLVDGTDLVLGEDPDTSLHFETFYRWRVSDRISITPGVMYITNPEHNANNEDIFIGTIRTTFRF from the coding sequence ATGGCGCAAACGACCTCAGTCTCCCAACTCTCCGATGTCCAACCCACGGACTGGGCATTTCAAGCCCTTCAATCCTTGGTTGAGCGCTACGGTTGTATTCAAGGCTATCCGGATGGGACTTTTCGGGGAAATCGGGCTTTAACTCGCTATGAGTTTGCTGCGGGGTTGAATGCCTGCATGGAACGGGTAACGGATTTGACCACCGGGAGTTTTGAGCGGTTTTCCCGAGAGGATTTAACGGTCCTGGAACAATTGCAACGAGAATTTGCCGCAGAATTGGCGACGTTACAAGGTCGGGTGGACAATTTAGAGCTGCGAACGGCTGAATTAGAGTCGCAACAATTTTCCCCCACGGCGGTGCTCGGGGGAGAAGCAATTTTTGCCTTAACTGGAGGGACTGGAGGAGAACCACCGGGAGAGGGAGAGAATAATCTCGTGTTTTCTTATCTCGCTCGCGTCGGGGTGGTGGCTTCTTTTACCGGGAGAGATCGACTCCGACTAGAGTTATCTTCGGGCAATTTTGGCGATCGCGGTTTTGCCAATCCGGAGTCTTTTAATACGGATATGGCATTGCTATCTTATCAAGGGGGATTTGGCGATCGCGTGGTTTTGGATAAGTTAGAATATCGCTTTGCTGTAACTGATCGGGCGGTGGTGACATTACGTCCGGTTGGCTTTAGTTTAAGTAGTGTTCTGACGGCTAACTCCGGCTATTTTGATGCCGGTCGAGGTGCCCTGTCCCGCTTTGCCGAAGCCAGTCCGATTTTTAAAATTGGCAGTCTAGATGCCGGTGCCGGGGTGGATTGGTTACTCAGCGATCGCGTCCGATTACAGGCAGCTTATGGCACGCGCAATAGTAGCAGTCTGACCGAAGGCGGTGGGATAACCGGCGCTGACCATAGTGCGACGGGGATACAACTGCTCCTCAAACCCACTAATACTGCGATCGCCGGTTTAACCTATGTGAATGCCTACGCCAAAGATGGCCGCCTGGATACTTTCACCGGCAGCTTTCTCGCAGATACCGCAGGGATTATGGATGAACCGGCCCAGATTAATGCGATCGGCGGTTCCCTACAATGGCGCTTTCATCCCAATCTCACCTTTGGTACATGGGGAGCCTGGATGTTCACCAACTCCACCGTCTCCGATGCCTCTGCCACCACCACCACTTACCTGTTTTCCCTGGGATATTCCGACCCCTTCGGCAGACCCGGAGATTTGCTCGCCTTGCTCGTCGGTCAACCCCCAAAATTAGTGGATGGCACTGATTTAGTTTTAGGGGAAGACCCAGATACCTCCCTCCATTTTGAAACCTTTTATCGCTGGCGAGTCAGCGATCGCATTTCTATTACCCCAGGCGTCATGTACATCACCAATCCCGAACATAATGCTAATAATGAAGATATTTTTATCGGCACCATTCGCACCACCTTCCGCTTTTAG
- a CDS encoding COP23 domain-containing protein — MSLKKMGRWVAALLLATPGSLLLSPSSMASSPTSVVSFECQPSDNFYTIRAVRTDGSVSESMISWRNQGDRPSDESLATCQQVSNQLNAVLRNNGNSLSGLYLTVGRVNGEMVICAVNGTDVGCNRQNVLFAFSGNNRAEPARLLAGLLGTDSLINLVVVGNLLQDFSPLPTLILTG; from the coding sequence ATGAGTCTGAAAAAAATGGGCCGATGGGTTGCAGCCCTTTTACTGGCAACCCCAGGCAGTTTACTCCTATCCCCCAGCAGTATGGCATCATCCCCCACTTCGGTGGTGTCTTTTGAATGTCAGCCCTCGGATAATTTTTATACGATTCGAGCGGTGCGAACCGATGGCTCTGTCTCTGAGTCGATGATTTCTTGGAGAAATCAAGGCGATCGCCCCTCCGATGAATCTCTGGCAACCTGTCAGCAGGTGTCAAACCAACTGAATGCCGTGTTGCGTAACAATGGCAACAGCCTGAGTGGGTTATATCTCACCGTCGGACGAGTCAACGGGGAGATGGTGATTTGTGCCGTAAATGGCACGGATGTCGGCTGTAATCGCCAGAATGTTTTGTTTGCTTTCAGTGGCAATAACCGCGCCGAACCCGCTAGATTGTTGGCGGGATTGCTCGGGACGGATAGCTTAATTAATCTAGTCGTAGTGGGGAATTTGTTGCAGGATTTTTCCCCCCTGCCTACGCTAATTTTGACCGGGTAG
- a CDS encoding S1 family peptidase, translated as MLLFCRFPTYLFATTGAVAIALAVRVTLALPLVASRSLAPEQVNAIASQTTVIVAQGLQEGDIEARQEWNPGSGVIVARDGNTYSVLTALHVVRTREVVYGVRTSDGKVYQVDDVDTQTNIIPLGEELGEFGETIQGLDLAIITFTSSQDYPIAVMGESDHIDRGEPVYISGWPNPDDDSARRVREFREGNLTDIANPPSDDGGYSLLYTNETKRGMSGGPVFNQDGELVGIHGRGRAQEDRYCVDPELSQNNSCGIQTLHFIDRVQREQLALSFAEPPVDPEAIAQGLTNMEQADTIEDIYKDFTFLRSLLRDGPSGGCSSLLLGEPCN; from the coding sequence ATGCTATTATTTTGTCGATTTCCGACTTATTTGTTCGCCACAACCGGAGCAGTGGCGATCGCCTTGGCGGTGCGGGTGACCCTGGCCCTCCCTCTGGTGGCGAGTCGCTCCTTAGCCCCGGAACAGGTGAATGCGATCGCCTCCCAAACGACGGTGATTGTTGCCCAAGGATTACAAGAAGGAGACATCGAAGCCCGCCAAGAATGGAATCCTGGATCCGGGGTAATTGTCGCCCGGGATGGCAATACTTACTCCGTCTTAACCGCACTCCATGTCGTCAGAACCCGAGAAGTGGTTTATGGGGTCAGGACCAGTGACGGTAAAGTGTATCAGGTGGATGATGTGGACACCCAAACTAATATTATCCCCTTAGGAGAAGAACTAGGGGAGTTCGGCGAGACGATTCAGGGACTCGATCTGGCGATCATCACCTTTACCAGTAGTCAGGACTATCCCATTGCCGTGATGGGGGAATCTGACCACATCGATCGCGGGGAACCTGTCTATATCTCCGGTTGGCCCAATCCTGACGACGATAGCGCCCGCAGAGTCCGCGAATTCCGAGAGGGAAATCTTACGGACATTGCCAATCCTCCCTCGGATGATGGGGGATACAGCTTGCTCTATACCAACGAGACGAAGCGGGGGATGAGCGGAGGACCCGTTTTTAACCAAGATGGCGAGTTAGTCGGCATTCACGGACGGGGACGCGCTCAGGAAGACCGCTATTGTGTCGATCCAGAGTTAAGCCAAAACAATAGTTGTGGGATTCAAACCCTGCATTTTATCGATCGCGTCCAACGGGAGCAACTGGCCCTCTCGTTTGCGGAACCTCCGGTGGATCCAGAGGCGATCGCCCAGGGTCTGACCAATATGGAACAGGCGGACACGATTGAAGATATTTATAAAGATTTTACATTCTTGCGATCGCTCCTGCGGGATGGCCCCTCTGGGGGTTGCTCCAGCCTCTTACTGGGAGAACCCTGTAATTGA
- a CDS encoding Ig-like domain-containing protein, which translates to MKTDKLPPQAIGVEAAAQTSATSKQLVIIDGGVEDYQHLAKGVTPGSELHILHPQRDGIEQLSEILARRHHIETLTLIAHGSPGTLHLGSAILSPQTLKHYANHLQQWRKSLSQTANLLLYGCSVAASSAGQQFLEQLHQLLGTGIAAASTLVGNSHKGGTWNLQQIFSCALLPLYPSPPVPFYSHTLATYPHTLGFAPQTTFAAGSLPVSVTVGDFNGDGDPDLATANRNSNNISVLLGNGSGSFSTQTTFAVGSSPRSVTVGDFNGDGDPDLATANSGSNNISVLLGDGSGSFSTQTTFAAGSSPLSVTVGDFNGDGDPDLATANANSNNISVLLGNGSGSFSTQTTFAVGIVPRSVTVGDFNGDGDPDLATANVTSNNISVLLGNGSGSFSTQTTFAAGSGPVSVTVGDFNGDGDPDLATANVTSNNISVLLGNGSGSFSTQTTFAVGSGPRSLTVGDFNGDGNPDLAVANSSNTVSVLLGDGSGSFSTQTTFAVGIVPYSVTVGDFNGDGDPDLATANFNSNNISVLLNNISTVTAVTATNPNNSYGVGDTINIRVTFDAAVYVTGIPRLQLETGTTDQYATYTGGTGTTTLTFQYTIQAGDNSPDLEYLSTIALELNGGTIKDNLTVDAILTLPPLSSASSLGGSKAIVVDGVAPSAPSISSTGTTNDSTPAILGTAEANSTVEILQNGTAIGTTTANASGNFSFTPATAIADGTYSFTATATDAGGNISPASTASSLTIDATAPAAPSISTTGITNDSTPAITGTAEANSTVEVLQNGTAIGTTTANASGNFSFTPATAIADGTYSFTATATDAVGNISPASTASSLTIDATAPSAPSITTSGTTNGEIMGTAEANSTVEVLQNGTAIGTTTANASGSWTFTPATAIADGTYSFTATATDAAGNTSPASTASSLTIDATAPSAPAITSTGGITNDSTPAITGTAEANSTVEILQNGTAIGTTTADATGNFLFTPATAIADGTYSFTATATDAVGNISPASTASSLTIDTTAPTAPTIATSGTTNDSTPAILGTAEANSTVEILQNGTAIGTTTADATGNFSFTPATAIVDGTYSFTATATDAAGNTSAASTASSLTIDATAPAAPSISTTGTTTDSTPVITGTAEANSTVEVLQNGTAIGTTTADATGNFSFTPATAIADGTYSFTATATDTAGNISPASTASSLTIDATAPAAPSITTSGTTTDSTPAISGTAEANSTVEVLQNGTAIGTTPADATGNFSFTPATAIADGTYSFTATATDAAGNVSAASTASSLTIDATAPAAPSISTTGVTNGEIAGTAEANSTVEVLQNGTAIGTTTADATGNFSFTPATAIADGTYSFTATATDTAGNISPASTASSLTIDATAPAAPSITTSGTTNGEIMGTAEANSTVQILQNGTAIGTTTADATGNFSFTPATAIADGTYSFTATATDTAGNISPASTASSLTIDATAPAAPSITTSGTTNGEIMGTAEANSTVQILQNGTAIGTTSADATGNFSFTPATPIADGTYSFTATATDTAGNISPASTASSLTIDATAPAAPTLSTSGTTTDSTPVITGTAEAASTVKILSGTTQLGTATADASGKWSFTPTTALADGAYSLTATATDAAGNVSTASTAVSLTVDTTAPNTAPTLANDITSTPNATVDTAFTYTIPDGTFTDADGNALTYTATLEDGSAVPSWLSFDATTGIFSGTPTGTDIGTLTLKVTAFDGSASVSDSFTLTVGTTPNTAPVDEPVDEPVDVPVDEPVDAPVDEPVTGGETSPLIFKIFGPIGPGYFNQFQANNPVSTPLVDVASILADVPDLSNFSITLPTLPTLEITLNSTPGNPVVIGTPEPDSINGTNEADFIQGLGSNDQILGLDGNDIIHGNQGDDFIDAGPGDDLVHGGQGNDFILANQGNNQLYGDVGDDTLVGGPGNDFMNGNQGNDVLFAVAGNNTLHGGQGEDTVIGGTGSDVLFGDQGNDLIYAGSGNNFLYGNHGNDTLTGGDEDDVLYGGKDDDLLIGGDGNDWLFGDLGNDILIGGSGQDRFVIRKGAGVDVIVDFTDDEDLIGLAEGLTYNDLTLTQSSNGAVISVGNEVLSILNGVDIAVLDVQDFFEVV; encoded by the coding sequence ATGAAAACAGACAAACTTCCACCCCAAGCCATTGGCGTCGAAGCCGCTGCCCAAACATCCGCAACATCAAAGCAACTCGTCATCATCGATGGCGGAGTAGAAGATTACCAGCATCTCGCCAAAGGCGTCACCCCTGGCAGCGAACTCCACATCCTCCACCCACAGCGCGACGGCATCGAGCAACTCAGCGAAATCCTCGCCCGTCGTCACCACATCGAAACCCTCACCCTCATTGCACATGGCAGTCCCGGAACCCTGCACCTGGGCAGTGCCATCCTCAGCCCTCAGACCCTGAAACACTACGCCAACCACCTCCAACAGTGGCGCAAATCCCTCAGCCAAACCGCCAATCTGCTATTGTACGGATGCTCCGTGGCCGCAAGTAGCGCCGGACAACAGTTCCTAGAGCAACTGCACCAACTGCTAGGAACCGGCATCGCCGCCGCCAGCACCCTAGTCGGCAACTCCCACAAAGGCGGTACCTGGAACCTCCAGCAAATCTTTTCCTGCGCCCTTCTCCCCCTGTACCCTTCTCCCCCTGTACCCTTCTATTCCCACACCCTCGCTACCTACCCCCACACCCTGGGTTTCGCCCCCCAAACCACCTTTGCTGCGGGTAGCCTTCCGGTTTCCGTCACCGTAGGAGACTTCAACGGCGATGGCGACCCCGATTTAGCCACAGCTAACCGCAACAGCAACAACATCTCAGTGCTGCTCGGAAACGGCAGTGGCAGCTTCAGCACCCAAACCACCTTTGCTGTGGGTAGCAGTCCGCGTTCCGTCACCGTAGGAGACTTCAACGGCGATGGCGACCCCGATTTAGCCACAGCTAACAGCGGCAGCAACAACATCTCAGTGCTGCTCGGAGACGGCAGTGGCAGCTTCAGCACCCAAACCACCTTTGCTGCGGGTAGCAGTCCGCTTTCCGTCACCGTAGGAGACTTCAACGGCGATGGCGACCCCGATTTAGCCACAGCTAACGCCAACAGCAACAACATCTCAGTGCTGCTCGGAAACGGCAGTGGCAGCTTCAGCACCCAAACCACCTTTGCTGTGGGAATCGTTCCGCGTTCCGTCACCGTAGGAGACTTCAACGGCGATGGCGACCCCGATTTAGCCACAGCTAACGTCACCAGCAACAACATCTCAGTGCTGCTCGGAAACGGCAGTGGCAGCTTCAGCACCCAAACCACCTTTGCTGCGGGTAGCGGTCCGGTTTCCGTCACCGTAGGAGACTTCAACGGCGATGGCGACCCCGATTTAGCCACAGCTAACGTCACCAGCAACAACATCTCAGTGCTGCTCGGAAACGGCAGTGGCAGCTTCAGCACCCAAACCACCTTTGCTGTGGGAAGCGGTCCGCGTTCCCTCACCGTAGGAGACTTCAACGGCGATGGCAACCCCGACTTAGCTGTGGCGAACAGCAGCAACACCGTCTCAGTGCTGCTCGGAGACGGCAGTGGCAGCTTCAGCACCCAAACCACCTTTGCTGTGGGAATCGTTCCGTATTCCGTCACCGTAGGAGACTTCAACGGCGATGGCGACCCCGATTTAGCCACAGCTAACTTCAACAGCAACAACATCTCAGTCCTCCTCAACAACATCAGTACAGTCACCGCCGTCACCGCCACCAACCCAAATAACAGCTACGGCGTGGGTGACACCATCAACATCAGAGTCACCTTCGATGCAGCAGTCTACGTGACGGGCATCCCCCGCCTCCAACTGGAAACTGGCACCACCGACCAGTATGCCACCTACACCGGAGGAACCGGCACCACCACCCTCACCTTCCAGTACACCATCCAAGCTGGGGACAATTCCCCAGACTTAGAATACCTCTCCACCATCGCTCTCGAACTCAACGGTGGTACAATTAAAGATAATTTGACGGTGGATGCCATCCTCACCCTCCCCCCCTTGAGCTCCGCCTCTTCCCTCGGTGGCAGCAAAGCGATTGTGGTAGATGGCGTTGCACCCAGCGCACCCAGCATCAGCAGCACCGGCACGACGAACGATAGCACACCTGCCATCCTAGGTACCGCCGAAGCCAATAGTACCGTAGAAATCCTCCAAAACGGCACGGCGATCGGGACAACCACGGCTAACGCCTCCGGCAACTTTTCATTCACTCCCGCTACCGCCATAGCCGATGGCACCTACAGTTTCACCGCTACTGCCACGGATGCCGGAGGGAATATTTCGCCTGCTTCTACCGCATCCAGCCTAACTATCGATGCCACCGCACCTGCTGCACCCAGCATCAGCACCACCGGCATTACCAACGATAGTACACCTGCCATCACTGGTACAGCCGAAGCCAATAGTACCGTAGAGGTCCTCCAAAATGGCACGGCGATCGGGACAACCACGGCTAACGCCTCCGGCAACTTTTCGTTCACTCCCGCTACTGCCATAGCCGATGGCACCTACAGTTTCACCGCTACTGCCACCGATGCAGTCGGGAATATTTCGCCTGCTTCCACTGCATCCAGCCTAACTATTGATGCTACCGCACCCAGCGCACCCAGCATCACCACTTCTGGGACTACCAATGGTGAGATAATGGGTACAGCCGAAGCCAATAGTACCGTAGAGGTCCTCCAAAACGGCACGGCGATCGGGACCACCACGGCTAACGCCTCCGGTAGCTGGACTTTCACCCCCGCTACTGCCATAGCCGATGGCACCTACAGTTTCACTGCTACTGCCACCGATGCCGCAGGTAATACTTCGCCTGCTTCTACCGCATCTAGCTTAACTATCGATGCCACCGCACCCAGCGCACCCGCTATTACTTCCACAGGTGGCATTACCAACGATAGCACACCCGCCATCACTGGTACAGCCGAAGCCAATAGTACCGTAGAAATCCTCCAAAACGGCACGGCGATCGGCACAACCACTGCTGATGCCACCGGCAACTTTTTGTTCACTCCCGCTACTGCCATAGCCGATGGCACCTACAGTTTCACTGCTACTGCCACCGATGCAGTCGGGAATATTTCGCCTGCCTCCACTGCATCCAGCCTAACTATCGATACCACCGCACCCACCGCACCCACAATCGCCACTTCTGGCACGACCAACGATAGCACACCTGCCATCCTGGGTACAGCCGAAGCCAATAGTACCGTAGAAATCCTCCAAAACGGGACGGCGATCGGCACAACCACTGCTGACGCCACCGGCAACTTTTCGTTCACTCCCGCTACTGCCATAGTAGATGGCACCTACAGTTTCACTGCTACTGCTACCGATGCCGCAGGTAATACTTCTGCTGCTTCTACCGCATCTAGCTTAACTATCGATGCTACTGCACCTGCTGCACCCAGCATCAGCACCACCGGCACAACCACCGATAGCACACCTGTCATCACGGGTACAGCCGAAGCCAATAGTACCGTAGAGGTCCTCCAAAACGGGACGGCGATCGGCACAACCACTGCTGATGCCACCGGCAACTTTTCGTTCACTCCTGCTACTGCCATAGCAGATGGCACTTACAGTTTCACCGCTACGGCTACGGATACAGCCGGGAATATTTCGCCGGCTTCTACAGCATCCAGCCTAACTATCGATGCCACCGCACCTGCTGCACCCAGCATCACCACTTCTGGCACAACCACCGATAGCACACCTGCCATCAGTGGTACAGCCGAAGCCAATAGTACCGTAGAGGTCCTCCAAAACGGCACAGCGATCGGCACAACCCCTGCTGATGCCACCGGCAACTTTTCGTTCACTCCCGCTACTGCCATAGCAGATGGCACTTACAGTTTCACCGCTACGGCTACGGATGCCGCAGGTAACGTTTCGGCTGCTTCTACAGCATCTAGCTTAACTATCGATGCTACCGCACCTGCTGCACCCAGCATCAGCACCACTGGTGTCACAAATGGTGAGATAGCGGGTACAGCCGAAGCCAATAGTACCGTAGAGGTCCTCCAAAACGGCACGGCGATCGGGACAACCACTGCTGATGCCACAGGCAACTTTTCGTTCACTCCCGCTACTGCCATAGCCGATGGCACCTACAGTTTCACCGCTACGGCTACGGATACAGCCGGGAATATTTCGCCTGCTTCTACAGCATCTAGCTTAACTATCGATGCTACCGCACCTGCTGCACCCAGCATCACCACTTCTGGCACAACCAATGGTGAGATAATGGGTACAGCCGAAGCCAATAGTACGGTACAAATCCTCCAAAACGGGACGGCGATCGGGACAACCACTGCTGATGCCACAGGCAACTTTTCGTTCACTCCCGCTACTGCCATAGCCGATGGCACCTACAGTTTCACCGCTACGGCTACGGATACAGCCGGGAATATTTCGCCTGCTTCTACAGCATCTAGCTTAACTATCGATGCTACCGCACCTGCTGCACCCAGCATCACCACTTCTGGCACAACCAATGGTGAGATAATGGGTACAGCCGAAGCCAATAGTACGGTACAAATCCTCCAAAACGGGACGGCGATCGGCACAACATCTGCTGATGCCACCGGCAACTTTTCATTCACTCCCGCTACTCCCATAGCCGATGGCACCTACAGTTTCACCGCTACGGCTACGGATACAGCCGGGAATATTTCGCCGGCTTCTACCGCATCTAGCTTAACTATCGATGCTACCGCACCTGCTGCACCCACCCTCAGCACTTCTGGGACTACCACCGATAGCACACCTGTCATCACTGGTACAGCCGAAGCAGCAAGTACGGTCAAAATCCTTTCGGGTACGACGCAACTGGGAACTGCTACTGCTGATGCTTCGGGTAAGTGGAGTTTCACTCCCACCACTGCACTTGCTGATGGCGCTTATAGTTTGACCGCCACTGCTACGGATGCGGCAGGCAATGTTTCTACTGCCTCCACTGCCGTGAGTCTCACGGTAGATACCACTGCACCCAATACTGCACCAACTCTTGCCAACGATATTACCTCGACGCCTAATGCCACGGTTGACACCGCCTTTACCTATACGATTCCGGATGGGACTTTCACCGATGCCGATGGCAATGCGTTAACCTACACTGCTACTCTCGAAGATGGTTCGGCAGTCCCTTCGTGGTTATCCTTTGATGCCACAACCGGCATTTTCAGTGGTACTCCTACCGGCACCGATATCGGGACTTTGACTCTGAAAGTCACCGCCTTCGATGGCAGTGCTTCTGTCAGCGATAGCTTTACCCTCACTGTGGGGACTACACCCAATACTGCGCCGGTTGATGAACCTGTTGATGAACCTGTTGATGTGCCGGTTGATGAACCTGTTGATGCGCCGGTTGATGAACCTGTAACGGGCGGTGAAACCAGTCCCTTGATATTCAAGATATTTGGACCGATCGGACCAGGTTATTTTAATCAGTTCCAAGCCAATAATCCAGTCAGCACTCCCCTAGTCGATGTTGCATCCATTTTGGCTGATGTTCCAGACCTTTCTAACTTCTCCATTACCCTTCCCACGTTACCCACGTTGGAAATTACTCTGAATAGCACCCCCGGAAACCCCGTCGTGATTGGCACTCCGGAACCGGATTCCATCAACGGAACCAACGAGGCTGATTTTATCCAAGGATTAGGTAGCAACGACCAAATCTTGGGTCTCGATGGAAACGATATCATTCATGGCAATCAAGGAGATGATTTCATTGATGCCGGTCCCGGGGATGACCTCGTGCATGGTGGACAAGGAAATGATTTCATTCTTGCCAATCAGGGCAATAATCAACTCTATGGGGATGTAGGAGACGATACCCTAGTTGGCGGTCCCGGTAATGATTTTATGAATGGCAATCAAGGCAATGATGTCCTATTTGCCGTCGCCGGAAATAATACCCTCCACGGCGGACAAGGAGAAGATACTGTCATTGGTGGTACCGGCAGTGATGTGCTATTTGGCGATCAAGGGAATGATTTAATTTATGCCGGGTCCGGGAATAATTTCCTCTATGGCAATCATGGGAATGATACCCTGACTGGTGGAGATGAAGATGATGTTCTCTATGGTGGCAAAGATGATGATTTGCTCATCGGTGGGGATGGCAATGACTGGCTCTTTGGGGATTTAGGAAATGATATCCTCATCGGTGGGTCAGGACAAGACCGCTTTGTGATTCGCAAAGGTGCCGGAGTTGATGTGATTGTGGACTTCACCGATGACGAGGATTTAATTGGGTTAGCCGAAGGCTTAACCTATAATGACCTCACTCTCACACAAAGCAGCAACGGCGCGGTGATTTCTGTTGGAAATGAGGTCCTGTCCATCCTGAATGGAGTGGATATCGCTGTTCTTGATGTCCAGGATTTCTTTGAAGTGGTTTAG
- a CDS encoding Uma2 family endonuclease codes for MISEAIVLNLKTVNLSDDQFYQLCQINENWRLEETSQGELIIMPPVGGISGNREADLNADVVIWNRQTQLGKVFSSSTIFILPEGGKRSPDVAWVENARWESLTLEQQEKFVPICPDFVIELRSRSDSLKQLQDKMHEYLNSGLKLGWLINPQTQQVEIYRPTQPVETVQLPTRLSGENVLPGFTLDLPKF; via the coding sequence ATGATTTCAGAAGCGATTGTCTTAAACCTAAAAACGGTTAACTTAAGTGACGACCAATTTTATCAACTCTGCCAAATCAATGAAAACTGGCGACTGGAAGAAACCAGCCAAGGAGAATTAATCATCATGCCCCCAGTGGGAGGAATCAGTGGCAATCGAGAAGCGGATTTGAATGCTGATGTCGTGATTTGGAACCGTCAAACTCAACTGGGAAAAGTATTTAGTTCATCCACAATATTCATCTTACCCGAGGGGGGCAAAAGGTCACCGGATGTGGCTTGGGTTGAGAATGCTCGCTGGGAATCTCTCACCTTGGAACAACAGGAAAAATTTGTCCCGATATGTCCCGATTTTGTCATAGAACTGAGGTCTCGTAGCGACTCATTAAAGCAACTTCAAGACAAAATGCACGAATATCTCAACAGTGGGTTAAAATTAGGCTGGTTGATTAATCCCCAAACGCAACAAGTCGAGATTTATCGCCCCACTCAACCCGTAGAAACGGTCCAACTTCCCACCCGCTTATCCGGAGAAAATGTCTTACCTGGATTCACCTTAGACTTGCCAAAATTCTGA
- a CDS encoding COP23 domain-containing protein codes for MNRKQLLQVAIAGVVATSVPLISAQKSVAQSAAPLSSFQCQISEDQLFVTLAVRQNGQVSDPMIVWKTEEFSGAGYTPERRCTEVTSRLNTLLQENNQSLQGLYMTAGLVNGEAVLCAVSSTRAGCNTRNVLFTLNHANRRNPSQMLRNLASAGVVGSGNAIQESGGQPYVDLAILVNQLF; via the coding sequence ATGAATCGTAAACAGCTATTACAAGTCGCGATCGCTGGAGTTGTAGCCACCTCTGTCCCTCTGATCAGCGCCCAAAAATCTGTAGCCCAGTCTGCAGCACCTCTGAGTTCCTTTCAGTGTCAGATTTCTGAGGATCAACTGTTCGTAACCCTAGCCGTTCGCCAAAATGGACAGGTTTCCGACCCGATGATCGTCTGGAAAACCGAGGAATTTAGCGGTGCCGGATACACTCCGGAACGCCGCTGTACAGAAGTCACCAGCCGTCTCAATACCTTGTTACAGGAAAATAACCAGAGTTTACAGGGACTGTACATGACCGCTGGATTAGTTAATGGTGAGGCGGTCCTCTGTGCCGTTAGCAGCACCCGAGCCGGTTGTAACACCAGAAATGTGCTGTTTACCCTCAACCATGCCAACCGTCGCAACCCCAGCCAAATGTTAAGAAATCTCGCCAGTGCGGGGGTTGTGGGTAGCGGGAATGCGATTCAAGAGTCCGGAGGACAACCCTACGTTGATTTAGCAATCCTAGTCAATCAACTCTTCTAA